In one Bacillus sp. PK3_68 genomic region, the following are encoded:
- a CDS encoding pentapeptide repeat-containing protein, with translation MSNQQDLVRDTSQDRLHADCGSCFGLCCVALPFAASADFALNKDGGAPCSNLQTNFRCSIHKDLRQKGFRGCTVYECFGAGQKVSQIIFKGKDWRSAPETAKQMFDVFPIVQQLHEMLWYLTEALTLEAATLIHNELRSALEKTEQLTHLSPEAIAELDLPAHRSDINLLLLRTSELVRAGVSPKQRGAKKRQKPIGRGADLIGANLKGANLRGADLRGALLIAADLREADLRVTDLIGADFRDADLSGADLTGCIFLTQAQVNAAKGNTKTKLPSALTPPAHWS, from the coding sequence GTGTCAAATCAACAAGATTTAGTACGCGATACCAGCCAGGACCGTCTTCATGCTGATTGCGGAAGCTGTTTTGGCTTGTGCTGCGTTGCTTTACCTTTTGCCGCTTCAGCAGACTTTGCCTTGAATAAAGATGGAGGGGCTCCTTGTTCGAATTTACAAACGAATTTTCGCTGCAGTATTCATAAAGACCTGAGACAAAAAGGGTTTCGAGGCTGCACGGTTTATGAATGCTTTGGCGCGGGACAAAAAGTTTCCCAAATTATTTTTAAAGGAAAAGATTGGCGAAGCGCCCCCGAAACGGCCAAGCAAATGTTTGATGTATTCCCTATTGTACAGCAGCTTCACGAGATGCTTTGGTATTTAACCGAAGCCCTGACATTAGAAGCTGCCACCCTCATCCATAACGAACTTCGCTCGGCTCTAGAGAAAACAGAACAGCTTACCCATCTCAGTCCTGAGGCTATTGCTGAACTGGATCTACCGGCGCATAGATCTGATATCAACCTTCTGCTTTTGCGTACTAGCGAGCTCGTACGAGCGGGGGTATCCCCGAAACAAAGAGGGGCTAAGAAACGCCAAAAGCCTATCGGCAGAGGAGCCGACTTAATCGGGGCCAACCTTAAAGGCGCTAATCTAAGGGGAGCAGATTTAAGAGGGGCTCTCCTTATAGCTGCTGATCTCCGGGAAGCGGACTTAAGAGTAACTGATCTGATCGGCGCCGATTTTCGGGATGCGGACCTTAGCGGAGCTGATCTTACAGGATGTATTTTTCTTACGCAAGCCCAAGTGAATGCAGCGAAAGGAAACACCAAAACCAAGCTCCCTTCCGCGCTAACTCCTCCAGCACATTGGTCATAA
- a CDS encoding IS3 family transposase (programmed frameshift) codes for MGTRVSYPAEVKMKAVKMRLAGVPVKEVLKELNIRNKTQLKTWMKWYKAGEFHRFEQPVGKQYSFGKGAEYESETEKLKEENRYLKQQIEVPKKVQRIGEEVVPETAVELVKELQTSMPVREICRHLGIARSTYYRWKSRSRKETARQIVERKIGTLCRDLKFRYGYRKITALLKREMSINHKAVQRVMQKYGWQCRVKVKKRKRTGQPCHISDNLLKGDFQANQPLQKLVTDITYLPFGQKQLYLSSIQDLFNGEIIAYSLGSCQNTDFVLHTLAQLPPLPEGCILHSDQGSVYTSYAYQQAVKEKGITMSMSRKGTPSDNASIESFHSSLKSETFYLDELTSTTTAIVEQTVESYIHYYNHIRIQAKLNNQPPVKYRQLAA; via the exons ATGGGGACAAGAGTCAGTTATCCAGCGGAAGTAAAAATGAAGGCTGTAAAAATGAGATTAGCTGGGGTGCCGGTCAAAGAAGTCTTAAAGGAATTAAACATTCGAAATAAGACACAGCTTAAAACATGGATGAAATGGTACAAAGCAGGCGAGTTTCATCGATTTGAACAGCCAGTGGGCAAGCAGTATTCCTTCGGAAAAGGGGCTGAGTATGAAAGTGAAACAGAGAAACTGAAGGAAGAAAATCGGTATTTGAAACAGCAGATTGAAGTAC CTAAAAAAGTACAAAGAATTGGAGAGGAAGTGGTCCCAGAAACAGCTGTAGAATTAGTAAAAGAACTCCAAACCAGCATGCCCGTCAGGGAAATATGCCGGCATCTCGGCATTGCTAGATCCACTTATTATCGCTGGAAGAGCAGGAGCCGGAAAGAAACAGCCAGGCAGATCGTTGAACGAAAAATCGGCACGTTGTGCCGGGACCTTAAGTTTCGATATGGTTATCGTAAAATCACGGCCTTATTAAAACGAGAGATGTCGATTAACCATAAAGCGGTACAGCGTGTAATGCAGAAGTATGGCTGGCAGTGCCGGGTAAAAGTGAAGAAACGCAAACGAACAGGACAGCCCTGTCATATTTCCGATAACCTGTTAAAAGGAGATTTCCAGGCAAATCAGCCTCTTCAAAAGCTCGTCACAGATATTACATACTTGCCTTTTGGCCAGAAACAGCTGTATCTTTCAAGTATTCAGGATTTATTTAACGGCGAAATCATTGCCTATTCTTTAGGAAGCTGCCAGAATACAGATTTTGTGCTACATACGCTGGCCCAGCTGCCACCCCTCCCAGAGGGATGCATTCTGCACAGCGATCAGGGATCTGTGTACACATCTTATGCTTATCAGCAGGCAGTCAAAGAAAAAGGCATTACCATGAGTATGTCCCGGAAAGGGACACCCTCTGATAATGCCTCCATCGAATCGTTTCATTCCTCGCTAAAGTCTGAAACGTTCTATCTCGACGAGTTGACAAGCACTACGACGGCTATCGTAGAGCAAACTGTCGAAAGCTATATTCACTATTATAACCATATCCGTATTCAAGCGAAACTAAACAACCAGCCACCGGTCAAGTATCGGCAGCTGGCTGCTTAA
- a CDS encoding class I SAM-dependent methyltransferase yields MNRWNNRFQNEKYVYGTHPNVFLEEVQKKLQLSGDALAIAEGEGRNAVFLAEQGMKVTAWDYAESGLEKTKKLAASRGTVVQTELVDLNEAQWERDRWDEVVCIFGHFPTKLRQKTLRNIKEAVKPEGYFVTEVYSLYQIPYKSGGPQDIDLLYAPEEFLEVFSDWRIIHFFMGEVVRHEGEMHNGLSHVIQIVAQKPESKHSEKN; encoded by the coding sequence ATGAATAGGTGGAATAACCGATTTCAAAATGAAAAGTATGTATATGGAACGCACCCCAACGTTTTTTTAGAAGAGGTCCAAAAGAAACTGCAGTTATCAGGTGACGCATTAGCCATTGCAGAGGGAGAAGGACGCAATGCAGTTTTTTTAGCGGAACAGGGAATGAAGGTCACTGCTTGGGATTATGCTGAGTCTGGATTAGAGAAAACGAAAAAACTTGCTGCTTCAAGAGGAACAGTTGTTCAAACAGAGCTGGTCGATTTGAACGAGGCACAATGGGAGAGAGACCGATGGGATGAGGTCGTTTGTATTTTCGGGCATTTTCCAACAAAATTACGGCAAAAAACGCTTCGTAATATTAAGGAAGCGGTGAAGCCGGAAGGGTATTTTGTGACAGAGGTTTATTCTCTTTACCAAATTCCTTATAAAAGCGGAGGGCCGCAAGACATTGATCTTTTATATGCGCCGGAAGAGTTTTTAGAAGTATTTTCCGATTGGCGTATCATTCATTTTTTTATGGGGGAAGTAGTCCGGCACGAAGGAGAAATGCATAATGGTTTGTCCCATGTCATTCAAATTGTCGCTCAAAAGCCAGAAAGCAAGCACAGCGAAAAAAATTAG
- a CDS encoding TRAP transporter large permease, with product MTIAIVVIALLFLLMTLGVPIAISLIWASIAGFVTSIYYVPLEVVPQRLLTSVDSFPLLAIPFFMLAGEFMMAGSMGQRIAGFAFATVGWIRSGLAQVSTLTAMFFAGVSGSGAADTAAVGKMMIPMMEKKGYDKGFAAATVASAGTIAIVIPPSIPMIVYGVTAGVSIGDLFTAGIIPGILIGLSIMFVNYWMTKKKNYLEEKGKFEFVSFKKALMEGVLALVLPLIIIFGIRGGIFTPTEAGAVAAAYAFVVSKFIYKDMKWSDMPAAFLNAAKMTAMVVFIIAGANLFGWLLTAEQIPQQLASLVMHLSSNQYIILFLFNVIFFIAGCFLNASAAITILTPLLLPIAIGVGIDPVFFGLVMVVNLSIGLITPPVGLDLFVVKGIADVSYDRLIRAVVPFILIMIVDLLIITYVPQISMFLTTL from the coding sequence ATGACGATTGCAATTGTCGTAATTGCCCTTCTCTTTTTACTTATGACCCTCGGTGTCCCTATTGCTATTTCGCTTATTTGGGCCTCGATAGCCGGTTTTGTTACTAGCATTTATTACGTCCCTTTGGAGGTAGTGCCGCAGAGGCTGCTGACTTCAGTAGATTCCTTTCCTTTGCTCGCCATTCCATTTTTTATGCTGGCCGGGGAATTCATGATGGCAGGCAGCATGGGACAACGGATAGCCGGTTTTGCTTTTGCAACGGTCGGATGGATTAGGTCGGGGCTTGCCCAAGTTTCCACGCTAACAGCTATGTTTTTTGCTGGTGTATCGGGCTCAGGCGCTGCGGATACAGCTGCGGTTGGAAAAATGATGATTCCGATGATGGAGAAAAAAGGCTATGATAAAGGTTTTGCGGCTGCTACTGTGGCGAGTGCTGGCACAATTGCTATCGTCATTCCTCCTTCGATTCCCATGATTGTGTACGGAGTGACTGCAGGGGTGTCTATTGGAGATTTGTTCACTGCCGGCATTATTCCTGGCATTTTAATCGGATTATCGATTATGTTCGTCAATTACTGGATGACTAAGAAAAAGAATTATTTGGAGGAAAAAGGAAAATTTGAGTTTGTTTCTTTCAAAAAAGCACTGATGGAAGGAGTTTTGGCGCTAGTTCTGCCATTGATTATTATTTTTGGAATTCGCGGTGGGATTTTTACGCCGACAGAAGCCGGAGCTGTAGCAGCCGCTTATGCATTTGTTGTAAGTAAGTTTATTTATAAAGATATGAAATGGAGTGATATGCCTGCCGCTTTCCTAAATGCAGCGAAGATGACAGCAATGGTAGTATTCATTATAGCTGGGGCCAATCTTTTTGGCTGGCTTCTGACGGCTGAACAGATTCCTCAACAACTTGCTTCTCTCGTCATGCACCTTTCCAGCAACCAGTATATAATTCTATTCTTATTTAATGTTATTTTCTTTATTGCCGGATGCTTTTTGAATGCTTCGGCAGCCATCACTATTTTAACGCCTTTGCTGTTACCGATTGCTATAGGAGTCGGGATAGATCCAGTTTTCTTTGGGCTTGTCATGGTGGTGAATTTATCGATAGGACTTATTACTCCACCTGTTGGTTTAGATTTGTTTGTCGTTAAGGGGATTGCAGACGTGTCATACGACAGGCTTATTCGTGCAGTCGTCCCATTTATTCTTATCATGATTGTCGACTTGTTAATCATTACGTATGTTCCACAAATTTCTATGTTTTTAACTACACTATAA
- a CDS encoding TRAP transporter small permease has product MRGFFPKLSFRIDQASRVIIIFLFSAAFIGTVYQVVSRFILQSSIIKEALPMIDFSVFNLTWIEELIRYLFVWVVFLGIGTVYKNKGHARVEVFINRLPEKWKMGMAGFIEVINSALFVFLIIYGLRILKFASQQISPSLGLNMIWIYGAVVVSSVICLIHAIAHLSLLRTKEVESSGSSGRKAGTDIQL; this is encoded by the coding sequence ATGAGAGGATTTTTCCCTAAACTTAGCTTCAGGATTGACCAGGCGAGCCGTGTCATAATTATTTTTTTATTTTCAGCAGCTTTTATTGGAACCGTCTATCAGGTGGTTTCCCGGTTTATTCTTCAAAGCTCTATAATAAAGGAAGCTCTTCCGATGATAGATTTCAGTGTATTTAACCTTACATGGATAGAAGAGCTGATACGTTATTTGTTTGTTTGGGTGGTTTTTCTTGGAATCGGAACTGTATATAAAAATAAAGGCCATGCACGAGTGGAAGTATTCATTAATCGCTTGCCTGAAAAGTGGAAAATGGGAATGGCGGGATTCATTGAAGTGATAAATTCAGCGCTGTTTGTATTTTTGATCATCTATGGCTTACGTATTTTAAAATTCGCGAGCCAGCAAATTTCCCCATCCCTCGGGCTTAATATGATCTGGATTTACGGAGCAGTTGTAGTCAGTTCCGTTATATGTCTCATTCATGCTATTGCCCATCTGTCACTGCTAAGAACAAAAGAAGTAGAGAGCAGCGGATCGTCTGGGAGGAAAGCAGGAACAGACATCCAACTATAA